A window of the Synechococcus sp. LTW-R genome harbors these coding sequences:
- a CDS encoding DUF3119 family protein produces the protein MSPSTVTGAGPNPEQGAILAPRVWVPIGVLALGLACLLINLWAAALVSVFGLFLLIQSQILRLQFCGDALIVWRGDTVLRRFPYSEWLTWTVFWGPVPVLFYFREQQSIHFLPVLFDATSLREQLNRHVSAQP, from the coding sequence ATGAGCCCTTCAACCGTGACCGGCGCGGGCCCCAACCCAGAGCAGGGCGCGATCCTGGCGCCAAGGGTCTGGGTGCCCATCGGCGTCCTCGCCTTGGGCCTGGCCTGCCTACTGATCAATCTCTGGGCCGCTGCCCTGGTGAGCGTCTTTGGGCTCTTCCTGCTGATCCAGAGCCAGATCCTGCGTTTGCAGTTCTGCGGCGATGCCCTGATCGTCTGGCGCGGCGACACCGTCCTGCGCCGTTTCCCCTACAGCGAATGGCTGACTTGGACGGTGTTCTGGGGGCCCGTCCCCGTGCTGTTCTATTTCCGTGAACAGCAGAGCATTCACTTCCTGCCGGTGTTGTTTGATGCCACAAGCCTGCGCGAGCAGCTCAACCGTCACGTGAGCGCCCAGCCATGA
- a CDS encoding ABC transporter permease, which translates to MPARRLPAWLRPRWLTRLGESLLIGGQAVSALAKGQINPNDLIVELMEAGPGSFLIILITGLAAGTVFNIQAASELVKQGAGSTVGGILALGLAREIAPILTATLVTGKVATAYAAQLGTMKVTEQIDAITMLRTDPVQYLVVPRLLAMVVMTPVQCLAFFGVAIWSGQVSSAILYNIPPDVFWTSVRGWMQPSDLPAMLLKAGVFGLQIAVIACGWGLTTRGGPKEVGTSTTGAVVMILVTVSLMDVVLTQLLFGS; encoded by the coding sequence ATGCCCGCCCGTCGCCTCCCCGCCTGGCTTCGCCCCCGCTGGCTCACTCGCCTGGGCGAGAGTTTGCTGATTGGAGGCCAAGCGGTCTCGGCCCTGGCCAAGGGCCAGATCAACCCCAACGACCTGATCGTGGAATTGATGGAGGCCGGCCCCGGCAGCTTCCTGATCATCCTGATCACCGGCCTGGCGGCCGGCACGGTGTTCAACATCCAAGCCGCCTCGGAACTGGTCAAACAAGGGGCCGGATCCACCGTGGGCGGGATTCTTGCCCTGGGATTGGCCCGGGAAATTGCGCCGATCCTCACCGCCACCCTGGTGACCGGGAAGGTCGCCACGGCCTACGCCGCGCAGCTGGGGACGATGAAAGTCACCGAACAGATCGATGCGATCACGATGCTGCGCACCGACCCGGTCCAGTACCTCGTAGTTCCGCGCCTGCTGGCGATGGTCGTGATGACCCCGGTCCAATGCCTGGCCTTCTTCGGGGTGGCGATCTGGTCGGGTCAGGTCAGCAGCGCCATCCTCTACAACATCCCGCCGGACGTCTTCTGGACCTCGGTGCGGGGCTGGATGCAGCCCTCTGATCTTCCGGCGATGCTGCTGAAGGCCGGGGTCTTCGGCCTGCAAATTGCCGTCATCGCCTGCGGCTGGGGCTTAACCACCCGGGGGGGCCCCAAGGAAGTGGGCACCAGCACCACCGGTGCAGTGGTCATGATCTTGGTGACCGTCTCCCTGATGGACGTCGTCTTGACCCAATTGCTCTTCGGCTCATGA